The Gopherus evgoodei ecotype Sinaloan lineage chromosome 20, rGopEvg1_v1.p, whole genome shotgun sequence nucleotide sequence AGTCATCCTGGGCCACAGGGAGCAGGATTTAACAGGCACCATCTAATGTAACAGGGTTTAAGATAAGCCAGAAACACTGGGCAGCGCACCTGTTCCGTCAGCTGTCTTGTAATCATCCCCAAACACGCTCAGGTACTCCCGGCGCCCCACTGCCACCTGCATAAGGGAACGGGCTCGTGAGTTCAGTCTGCTTGTGTGACACAAAAAGGGAACACGTACAGGGGCTCTTACACAGAGCACTAGTTAAAGACAGTCTGCAAGGGGAGTTCATACTTGAGCAACGTAGGGCATCAGATTGTTGGGGATTCCCTGGGGATCTTCTCCGATTCTTCCTGACTCATGGGCTCCGATGGGATTGAAATACCGGAGGAGAATGGCATTCCAGTCCTGGGAGAGAGACAGCGCCAGTCACACACTCTGCCTGGGAAGCGCAAACAGGGCCCCAGGAAgcactcctttccctccctcccccgccatgCTGTTCAAAGGACCCCTGGAATATGAACACAGATGTCTGAACATTGCCTGGTTCATCTACCCATCTCCCAAGCCTTGAGAAAGTTCTGCTGGGAAACAGAAAGCCCAGATTTCCTAGTCCCCGGAGAAACCTGTAGGTGGGAATGGGTCACTTGACAGAAAATTCATCCCTCGTGCAGTTTGCTCCCCACAGAAGAAGCAAGGGCCTTGGCCTCTAATCTCCACAGATCCCCATCCTTGTGGGTTCCACATTAGGGGGCCAGTATGTGTGTGTCCCTGATCTCCCCTAACTCCTCTTCGGGGGGctttcagcagtgctgcaggaATGGCTGATCCCGTTCCTCACAGGCTAGTGGAGATCTGTGTATATGGAGTGGGGCCATGAATGCTGGGGAGATACTCGGACTTAGGACCCAGCTGAGGGGAAGCCCAACCTACTGGGTTCCTAGTCTCCCTGGTTCAAGGGTGTGCATAGGGCTGAGTGGGTGCTTCTTACCTTTTCGGCCTTGCACAGGTCTCGTATCATCTCCTCAATGAAGTACTTGGATTTGCCGTAGGGGTTGGTGCAGCCCCCAACCGGGTGGTTCTCGTCCAGCGGGAGGTAGGCAGGGTTTCCGTACACCGTGGCTGAGCTGCTGAACACAATGTCCCTCACCCCGTGTGCTTTCATTGTCTGAGAGGGGAAAGCAGGGACCCGTCCAGTGTCAAGCCGCAGGGAGAGCCTCTCCCGTGTGCTTGGCAGTGGGAAGCTCTATGTACATGCTAGCGAGTACTGAACTGCCCACTAACAGCGCACATGTGCAAAGAGCCCTTGATACAGGGAATGAAACAAACTGATGTACAGCCAACCTATCTGGGGACCGGACCAcctagggatagctcagtggtttgagcactggctcgctaaacccagggttgtgagttcagtccttgagggagccacttagggaatctggggcaagatcagtacttggtcctgctagtgaaggcagggggctggacttgacctttcagggtcccttccagctctataagACAGACCTATCTCCATATATtaccactgaaatgtagccacctcCGGGGTGAAACTCAGCAGCTCTTTGAGGAATGCTGTTGCCAACTGGGAGACTTTAGGGAGGCAGAACAGAACTTCAAAATGTACGTGAGGCTAACAACCCAACTCTTACCAAATGTGCTGGGGACCATTAATAATCGCACTCAACCAGACCTTTGGTTTTGCACCACAGCCaaggcacagcgccccctagtgctgtgCTGGGGTCAGTTCTGACTCAGAAGAACTATCTACTGACTCTCTGCACCTCACTGGTGCTCAGGCTTTCCTGAGAAACCTCCTTCTCAGCGCCGCTGACCATAGCAGGCCAAGGCCACAGTCTAGAGAAGCATATTCATTCAACCGTGAACAGGGGGAAAGAGTTCCTGAGGTttcttcccaggcagccagaggggCTTTTCCATCCCTCCCATTAATTATCTTCCAGGCTTTCTCCTCTGCTCTCCTGTATGCACCTGATACCCCCTTCTTGTAATTCTGCATGGGGGGAGGTGTCAGCCTGCATGAGCCCCTACTGGACTGGAACTTGGAGTGATGGAGGGCACAAGGTCACCCCCACAGCTGGGCTTACTCCCTGATTTTCACTCCCCATGATCACTAAGCAGGATGTGCACACAGCTCCCTGGGATCTCCTGGGATCTGTTTGCATCCCCAGCTTCGTATGCCTTTGAGTCCTTTGCACTGGGGACGTTCTGGGTACTCCAGTGCCCTGCCTCAAGGGCTATGCTTACCTCCAGCAGTCGAATGGTCCCCGTGAGGTTCACCTTGTAATACTCCAGGGGTTTCTGAACGGACTCCCCAACGGCCTTCAGCCCCGCAAAGTGCATCACAGCTGAAAAATGGTGCTGCAAGGAAACAAAGAGGCCATGGTCAGTGCCGGCTGAGAAAGAACTTGGGTTAATGACACCTGCGAAAAGCACCTAGgactggttggaaattttctgtcaaaactgtttttcgacagaaaattgggtttcgACTAAACAAAAATGTCTCTACAAAAAGGTGTCTGCTTGCCACAAAAAAATTTGACTTTTGGTCAAAAGAACCTCATCACCTGAAACCGCcaaattttgatttggaaatgccacCATAGTGgctcctgggagttgtagttcaggtgcctcatccTCCCATTCTTCTGTATGAGTCATGTTCCCCAGCCAGACTGCATCTCCCATGGTGCATTGTGGCAAGCCAGCAAGAAGGGAGACTGTTGAGAGTCAGGGGAGGTGTATGCACCCAGCCCATAGAGAACAGGGACATGAGGCATCCAAACTACCAGGAGGCCCTGCTGTAACAGTTCCAAGGCCACATTTTTGGTCTGCATCCTGCTTCTTGCAGGAATTTTTCAAGTTTCTGATTTCTTGCCAGaaatgctgaaattttccatgaggggaaaaataaaaagacaattttctgaccagctctaaagcCTCCCTGTGTCCTGTGGATATGTGTGTCTTGCAGCCCCCTCAGCACATGTTCCAAACAGCTtccccctgtcagcacagcaccTTGCGCAGCAGGAAATGCAtattctccccttccccagcaggaTCGCCGCTAGCTCATGTGCTCACCTTCTGAAAGAGCTCCCGCAGAGCTGCCTCATCAAGGATATCCAGCTCCTGGAAAAGAATCTTCTTGCCCACAATCTCCTGCACACGATGCAGGCTTTCGGGAAGAGTATCTCCCCCTGGGGAAGATAGGTTATTCTGTAATGTCAGGAGAGATCAGGCCTTGACCATGGGCACTCAAGTGGGACTGAGGGTCACCAGGGGCCACAGGATGACAGGACAAAGCCCGGAGTGGCAGTGACTCTCCTTACCTCGGATGGCATTGTGGAAGTTATCGATCACTACAGGGATATAGCCGGCTTCCACCAGCTCCAGCACGCAGTGGCTGCCGATGTACCCAGCTCCACCTGTCACAAGGATCTTCTCTGCCATCCTCACCTAAGAGGGAATGGGAAAACTCATTGAGTGAGATGACAAATGGAAAGAATGGAGTGAAAGGGGCAATCTTGGGGGCCGGACACTGCAGTGACAGAAACCTTAGAAATGATTAGACAGATGGAGCATAGGAATTGCTTTAGTAGGACCCGTAGGTTGGATCATCTAGCCAGGATCCCACCTCTGACAATGACCAATCCCAGATCACTGAAGAGAGCAACCTGTCCAGAGGGTAACTCACTAATCTAGGCAGTTAGACACCTTAATAgctctaaaaatctggccctttatgcTTGTCTTATCCCCTAAATCATGAGTGTTTATCTCCAATCCCCTGGAATGGTCATCCAAGGAACTGGtcattcttttttgagccctacTAAGATCTTGGCCTCATTGATACCTAGTGGCAATGAGTCCCACAGGCTAATTTCACATCATGTACAAATGAATTCAGGTTTAATTGTGTTGCCTCACATTTTAACTGATGGTCCTCTTGTTCTCATACTATGAGGAAGGGTAAATCGCAGAGCCTGATCTACTTTCTTTTGCCCATTCTTTGATTTATATTCTTTTATAATTTTCCCTCTAGTTTGCCCCCCTCTCTCAAAACTAATCACTCCGAATCTTTAGTCTCTCTTTCCAGGACCTGATCATTCTCATCACCCACCTCTGGGCCCCTCTGATTTCTGTTGTGGCCTCTGTGAGAAAGGTGGGGGGGGAATGGGCGGAATCAGCAGAACTGAACAGAAAATTCAGGACCAATTAGATAGATATTTACTAAGCACATGGAAATCTGAAAAACATGCTGCCTGGGAGCATTTCCTCCTGTGTGGAGTTTTCCTGAGGGAGAGGGTTTATGAGACATCAATGCCTCCAAAGCACTTAGCAAGCACTCACTAGTTACCCATGAGAAGAAGGGATTATTTCCACATTGCatacggggaaactgaggcacacagaggaaGCAACTTCCCCAAGATCACATGATGTGTCAGTATCAGTCTGAGATCAGAGTTCAGGAGCTCCTAGCTCCCCCatcctgtgctcagaccactagcccatgctgcctTGCACGAACATGAGCTCATTCTGAGGTTAGTCACCTGCTTGACAGCACAACCAGTAGCCAACAAGGGCATCACCAAGGGAGGATTAGAGCTTGAGCCAGACCAGATGAGCTCTGAAAAATAAAGCTCTCTCTGTCATGCAAGCGAGCCAGCCAGCAAAGCACAGGTAGCCATCCAGACGACCCTAACCTGCCGCAAATGCAGGATTGGCCCCAACAGACTCCAGCCCCAGGTGAGGGAGAAAAGCAGCATAAATCTACACCCAGGTTAACCCCATCCAAAACCAGAAAAGGTTGGGACTACGGAATGACAGCGAACCACCTGCTCCATATCTAGCCAAACGAAGAAACAAGCCCAGCCTCATTTCCCTGCAAGGTGGAGAGCCCTGCCTtacaggagaagctgagggaagagGCTCTTTCCTTGAGTCGCCAGCTGGGGAGCTCGAGGAAGGAGGCAACAGAGTCAAATCACTTCTTCTCTCTGTAGTGGGGAGAGTAGGTTCTGCAGCAGGGACGCTCAGCGAAGCCGTTCTCTCCCTCTTCAGGGTGTAGCTTATTCAAGCGGTCTCACTTAGGAGTCGGAGGTTACCATCCACATTTCCTAGTCCTTCATATGCCCTCTGCTAGGTCCCTGCAGGGAAAGAGACTCCAGAGAGCCGGAGCTGGGAAGGTCTCTGACCTGGCAGGAATGACTAAGTCTATGGGGAGATCCACCCTCTTTTGCTCAGGAATAAACACTAGCTGCTTGTCTGTGCTGTCTAGTACAGCCAGCCAGCAGGAAATGCACTCCAGCCTTGCCTCACACACAGGCCGCTCGGAAGTGCCAACAGTTCAGTTCTAAATGCCCTGATGCCAACCTGGCACAGCCTACCTGATTTATTCCTCCTGCTCAAGGAGGCTTCTGTCCTGCTGCTCTCAAGAGAGCGGGAAAGGCCTGAGCAGGAAGTGATGCAAGGGGCTCCTTCTTCAATGGACTCCGTTAGCAAACAGACCCACTTTCTTCTGGGCTGGACAGCGGGAGGCCCCACATACAGACTATGAGAGTAGGAGGAGGCTGGGTGGGCTAAAGCCAGGAAATACAGCGAGGTCTGGCCTGGCTCTCCGTCCCAACCCGCCTAAGAGCACAGTCCAATCAGCTATTGCCTGAGGCCCCAGTGGAGATATGTAGCTGCAGGACCTGCCCCTGACTCAGGTGTGTGTGAAGCACTCACTGGCACCTGGCACTTCCAGCTTTGCAACACAGGTTACGTCCCTGCTAtctgctctccctccccaggcAGTTCCCATTCTCCCTCCTTTGCAGACACCATTTAACTATCCAGATTAAAGCTCCTCACACACCTAAGCACACATACCACCACCACCGGCATGGATTTTGCACCAATTCCGGGGTTACTAGTGTCACTTGCTTTATTAGGTTGTACAGTCCCTTGGTGGGAGGCTCATACGTTATCCAGTGAGAGGGACGGCTGGCCTCCAAAGCCATCCCCCTTGCTCCATGCATCTGAGTGTTTAAATACCCCTAATGTAAATCCAGGCACCAGCCTATGAGCTGGAACCAAGCAGCTATTGAAATCCTGAGCTACCTGCTGGTGTATAAGGCATCACCATCCGCACGCTGGACTGGTTCAAAATAAGAACTGAAACCTTTGGGCTAACACTTCACGCAGTTCACTGATTTGATTTCTTTTTCTACGTTATTTTACAGGAAAGGTCTGAAACGTGAGCTCAGCATCCGCTTTCAATGGGTGCggctgctgggaggaagggggtgcAGCACACAGCACATGACGTCTGCAAATCTCCACCTGCCAGGTGCACTTTCTCCACCTTCAGCAAACTTCTCCAGGGAAAAGGAAATGGATAAAAGAGTAACAGAGAAACCTGAACTGCCTGCAGGCAGCTGCATGGAGAGGACAGTCTTTTGCTTATGTTGCTATATAATAAAttaaagggaagggaaaaaaagaccaaaaaagtATAAACCAAATCCTCAGATTACATAACCTAATTTGAATATGGAGCCCAGGGGCCTGGGAGTAgggattcccagccctgccactgggggAGTTAGACAGGTGACCTAACTTCTCTGTTCTTCTGTTTcgccatgtgtaaaatgggataaGGGGACATTTGTAAAGAACTCTGAGCTTAGGACAGTGCAAAGGATTATTTCAGGGTGCTCCTGTTCTGTTTTTCTCTCCCACCTGCCTGTACAgaaccctcctctccctgccacacAATTCAATTATTTTCTTGCCGTACGAAGAGCTCTCATTTATACCTGGCTACCGGCAAGTCAGTTTCCAGACTGCCTAAGTTCCCACACAGTCCAATAAAACCTCCCTCAGTAAAGCCACAGCAGGGCGCTTTGCTCCCTCATGGGTATATGCAGTGCCAGCTGATCCTGTTTACTCTTGGGTCTAACTTCATTACAGGCCCCAGACCCGCCTGGGGGTTAGAACATCCCCATTACTATTTGGCTGCATTTCTCACCCAGCCAGGCCCTCTGGCtcccttgcaggcccccactGTCACCTCAACCACCCTTAAAGGCCCGGAGTCCAAAGCAGGTTTCCAGTCTGTTCCCTCTGCGCATCCCACTGCTGCCGCTGCCTGAATCCCTGTTTCGGGACAGAACTAAACTAATTTGCCTGGCAGGACCAACAGGCTCCCTGTCCAGTGGGTGTGCGAATGGGGCCACGTGGTCAGGCAGTAGGACTCTGCTGGCTGATTAGAGGGACAGGAACCCGTCTGCCTTCCCGGAGGCGATACGGGAAGGTCAGTGACAGCCACACCCTGCTGTCCTGAGCCCCTTGCTGGCCTGCAACCTAGGCGGGTGTGAGGCACGAATGGCCTTTGCAATGGGTCTGCCTTTCGGGAGGGGTTCCCTGAGCAGAAGCCCCCCTGGAAAGGGGCCGGCTGCAGCCTGTgttgccagggctcagcccctctctCTGTGGCGTGGGAGGCGGCGTGGGCAGCACCGGATCCCTTCCTCACATGGCCGCATGGCCCCCATACCCCGGTGCCAGCGGtgggtgcagaggggcagggttCGGATTCGCCCCAGGATCCCACTTCTCTCACCACGGGTGCCGGTGCTCCGGGAGGGGCCAGACCCTACTGGGGCCGCCTCCCCACACCGGCCCCTGCACTAACCGACCCCCCCACGCCGACtagccaggatccctgcccccctgcccactagccagcacccccaccccaccgacCCCCGCACTAGCCAGgatccccgccccccccatcactcgccagcacccccaccccaccgacCCCATCACTAGCCAGGATCCCTACCCACtagccagcacccccaccccaccgacCCTTGCACTAACCGACCCCCCCACGCCGACtagccaggatccctgcccccctACCCAGCACCCCCATCCCACCGACCCCCGCACTAGCCAGGATCCCCGCCCCCCTACCCActacccagcacccccaccccaccgacCCCCGCACTAGCCAGGATCCCCGCCCCCCTACCCActacccagcacccccaccccaccgacCCCCGCACTAGCCAGGATCCCCGCCCCCCCCATTTGGCGGGGCCCCGGGCTGTGCCCTCGCCCCTCCCGTCCCGCCACCACGTCCCCGGCAGGGTCACTCACCGCGGCGGTCTGGGCTCTTCCCGGCTC carries:
- the GALE gene encoding UDP-glucose 4-epimerase isoform X1, producing MPYSGGGSDTFPWGSGCVSVRRGVWPRLLKGPRHGREPGRAQTAAVRMAEKILVTGGAGYIGSHCVLELVEAGYIPVVIDNFHNAIRGGDTLPESLHRVQEIVGKKILFQELDILDEAALRELFQKHHFSAVMHFAGLKAVGESVQKPLEYYKVNLTGTIRLLETMKAHGVRDIVFSSSATVYGNPAYLPLDENHPVGGCTNPYGKSKYFIEEMIRDLCKAEKDWNAILLRYFNPIGAHESGRIGEDPQGIPNNLMPYVAQVAVGRREYLSVFGDDYKTADGTGVRDYIHVVDLAKGHIAALKKLKENCGCKIYNLGTGCGYSVLQMVKAMEKASGREIKYKITARREGDIAACYADPALAEQELGWKAAFGLDKMCEDLWRWQVQNPTGFSNN
- the GALE gene encoding UDP-glucose 4-epimerase isoform X2, producing the protein MAEKILVTGGAGYIGSHCVLELVEAGYIPVVIDNFHNAIRGGDTLPESLHRVQEIVGKKILFQELDILDEAALRELFQKHHFSAVMHFAGLKAVGESVQKPLEYYKVNLTGTIRLLETMKAHGVRDIVFSSSATVYGNPAYLPLDENHPVGGCTNPYGKSKYFIEEMIRDLCKAEKDWNAILLRYFNPIGAHESGRIGEDPQGIPNNLMPYVAQVAVGRREYLSVFGDDYKTADGTGVRDYIHVVDLAKGHIAALKKLKENCGCKIYNLGTGCGYSVLQMVKAMEKASGREIKYKITARREGDIAACYADPALAEQELGWKAAFGLDKMCEDLWRWQVQNPTGFSNN